One Archangium violaceum genomic window, TGACGCGGGCCTGAGCGGCACGGGCGACGTGGTGCGGCTGGGCACCGCCTTCCACCGCGTGGACCTGCGCCTCACGCATCCGCTGGGCGTGGGCGAGGTCGAGGCCGCCGTCACCTGGGGCCAGGATACCCTGGGCGCCAACGGAGGAGGAGAGGCCTCGCGCGTCACGGTGGGACTCTCCGAGCGCACACTCGGGGCGCGAATGGCGTGGCATGCCGCGCTCTCCCAGCGGCTCGCGGTGGAGGCGGGCGCGGACGTGGAGCGCCGGCTCACCCACGTGGACCAGTCCACCACCTTCCGTCCCGGTGAGGCCGGGGCTCCGGAGCGTCCCACCGTCACCACGAGCGTCGTCCAGTCTCTCGCCCGGGCGACGTTCACGGGGGCGTACGCGCAGGCCACGTGGACTCAGGGCATGTGGCGTGTCACCCCGGGCCTGCGCGTGGACGGCTACCTCCTGGCACCGGCGCTGAACCAGGTGGTCGTCGAGCCACGGCTGCACGCGCGGGCCGCGCTCTCGGAGACGGTGGCGCTGCGGCTGGGGGCGGGCCTGCTGCACCAGCCGCCGGCCCACCTGCTCGACGCGCCGGGCGTGGAGGCGGCGGCGGCGCGGTTGGGTCTGCAGCGGGCCTTCCAGGTCGAGGCGGGCGCGGACCTGCGAGGGCCGGCGGGCTTCACCTTCGGCGCGGACGTGTTCGTCCACCCGAGTGTGCGCACGGTGGAGTTGGACGTGCTGTCCTTCGACCTCCTCGCGGACGACCCGGCGGCACGAGGGCGGATGCGCACGGCGGAGGGGTACGGTTACGGCGTGGAGTTGATGGCGCGGCGCCCGCTGTCGGAGCGCTGGTCGCTGCTCGCCGCGTACACCTTCCAGCGGCGCACGTTGAACACGCGCGTGGAGCGGCGGGACGACACGGGCCAGGTGGTGGGGACGGAGACGGTGCCCCTGGCCTCCGCGCTCGAGCAGCGGCACGTGCTCAACGCGGCCGTCACCGTGAAGCTGCCGTGGGGCCTCACCGTGGGCACCACGCTGCACTACAACACCGGGGCGCCCGAGACGGGGAGCCTGCTCTTCTCCTCCACGCAGCGCGAGGGCGTGGATCCGGAGAAGGGGACGGCGCGCTGGGTGCCGGTGGACCGGGACCAGGTGGCGCGCCTGCCGGGCTACTTCCGGGTGGATGGCCGGGTGTCCAAGACGGGCACGCTGGGGCCGCTGACCTGGGAGGCGTGGTTGGACGTCTTCAACCTGTCGCTGACGAAGGAGGTGTTCCGCTACTCCTATGGGAGCGAGAAGGGTCAACTGGTGCGCAGGCCCTTCGGACTCCCCCCCGTGACACTTCCGTCGCTGGGCATCCGGGCGCGCTTCTGACCTCGCTTCCGCTCCCGCCCGCGCGCCAGCACGGCCAGCGCGAGCAGCCCCGCGCTCCAGCCCGGTGCCGAGTCGCAGCCACAGGCCCTCGGCTCGGTGACCTGGGGCACGGGTCCCGGGATGCCGCGCATGTCCGCGCCGCGGGCAATCCACAGGTGGCTGGTGACGGTGCGGGGATGGCCGTTCACCCATACCTCCACGCGGAAGCGATCCTCGCCGTGCTCGGGCGCGGTGACGTCCCGCTCCACCACGAAGTCCTCCGAGGTCACCTCCACGAGCGGCAGGCGCACGCCGTTGTGGATGAAGCGCACCTGGTGGCCCCTGGCACCGGTGACGCGGGCACTCAGCCGGGCGCTGCCCGCGAGCACCGTGTCTCCGGTGGGCGCCACGCTGCTCGTCAGCTCCACCATGGGATCATCCGGTCCCTGGAGCTTCACCACGGTGCGGCCTTCGCGAATGCCCTCCAGCAGCGCCGCCACGCTCAGCTCGCGCGCGTACACCAGGGTGGCGGGGTTGCCGATGGCGCTCTGCTTGAAGTCCAGGTCCACTCCGGCGCGGTGGTCGTCGCTGCCTCCGAGCGCCGCGGCGTGGTGCCCCTGCGCGAGGAGCCAATCCCAGTAGCCGATCGCGCCCTCGGAGAAGAAGCGCCCCAGCTTCTCCCACTCGGGGTTGGCCACCTCGACGGCATCCACGCCGCCCGGAGGAACGGCGTGTTGCCATGCGCAGCCGATGCACAGGTCGCCCACGTCATAGACGGGGTGGTTGATGGAGAAGAGCGCGCCCTGGCGATGAAAGGCGTCCACCGCTTCCTTCAGGGTGATGCCCTCGTTCACGCGTGGGGACACGTAGCCGGTGGCGCCAATCGCGTTCGCATGGCCCGCATAGGTGGTGTACTCGACACCCGGCACCAGCAGCAGACCGGGGAAGCGCGACTGGGCGGCCACGAGGAAGTCGCGCGTGGACGTGGTGTTGTGGTCGGTGAGCACGACGAAGTCGAGCCCATGGTCGCGCGCGTATGTCGCGACCTCCTCCAACGGGGGCCGGGCATCACCGCTCTCGCGCGAGTGCACGTGGAAGTCGCCCGTGTACCAGCGGGCCTGGGCGGAGAGCGCGCGGGCGGGGTGGTAGGGCTGGCGCTCGGGTTGGGGCGCGAGCGTGGCCTGCGTGCGCAGGTGCACCTCGATGCGATAGCGCGCGGGCGTCCTGCCAATCTTCGCCTTGCCCACCGTCACCCGCCAGGTGCCCGCGGGCAGGGGGCCGGCGAGGTAGGAGCGCGAGGCCGCCTGCTCGCCCACGATGGCGGGCTCCTCGTTGCCGCCGCCGTAGCCTCGGAAGCCGTTCGGATCCTCCAGCCCCCAGTCCAGGATGTTCTCGCTGGCGAGGTCGTCATGGCGGACCTCCAGTTCCACGGTGCCCGGAGGCACCTCGAAGGGGACGTCGAAGAAGCTGCCCTCGGAGGGCACCTCTCCCTCCAGCACCAGCGGGCCAGCCGCGAGGGCGCAGGTGGAGACGAGAAGGCAGGCGAGGAACGTGTTGGGGAACGAAAGAGGAGTGCGCACGGGGCCCGGAGCCTAAGCCAGGAGAAGACGGTCCTGTCAGGTGCTCCCCACGGACCTCCTCCGGCCGTACTTTTCTCCAACTTGTCCTACTGTCGGACAAGTTGCGGGAGGACGTATCGGAAATCCTCCAGCCGAGCCGAGGAGCGTCGAGCATGTACAGAGCGGACACGGTCGTTGGTCTCATCGAGCACGGTCGTGAGGACGACCGCGCGATCGGCGCGCCGGGGCGGCCCGGCCTGACC contains:
- a CDS encoding TonB-dependent receptor; protein product: MRPTPGVLLVLLVGAVSRAEETPTTSGAPLSFESSELHDLAGTWGEPFRALMVMPGVSHIVSGASLPVVRGSAPSSTGFYLDGVRVPQLYHLWVGPSTVHPELVSGLDFHRGPAPARFGRELGGTVDARLIAPSTDTVRAVGSIDLLDVGVLTQVPLRSTGTEVTLAGRFAYTPWIAASVINGLRGPSSPDLVLGLLDYQARVTQRVGQGSLRLLALGSSDDAGLSGTGDVVRLGTAFHRVDLRLTHPLGVGEVEAAVTWGQDTLGANGGGEASRVTVGLSERTLGARMAWHAALSQRLAVEAGADVERRLTHVDQSTTFRPGEAGAPERPTVTTSVVQSLARATFTGAYAQATWTQGMWRVTPGLRVDGYLLAPALNQVVVEPRLHARAALSETVALRLGAGLLHQPPAHLLDAPGVEAAAARLGLQRAFQVEAGADLRGPAGFTFGADVFVHPSVRTVELDVLSFDLLADDPAARGRMRTAEGYGYGVELMARRPLSERWSLLAAYTFQRRTLNTRVERRDDTGQVVGTETVPLASALEQRHVLNAAVTVKLPWGLTVGTTLHYNTGAPETGSLLFSSTQREGVDPEKGTARWVPVDRDQVARLPGYFRVDGRVSKTGTLGPLTWEAWLDVFNLSLTKEVFRYSYGSEKGQLVRRPFGLPPVTLPSLGIRARF
- a CDS encoding CehA/McbA family metallohydrolase, which gives rise to MRTPLSFPNTFLACLLVSTCALAAGPLVLEGEVPSEGSFFDVPFEVPPGTVELEVRHDDLASENILDWGLEDPNGFRGYGGGNEEPAIVGEQAASRSYLAGPLPAGTWRVTVGKAKIGRTPARYRIEVHLRTQATLAPQPERQPYHPARALSAQARWYTGDFHVHSRESGDARPPLEEVATYARDHGLDFVVLTDHNTTSTRDFLVAAQSRFPGLLLVPGVEYTTYAGHANAIGATGYVSPRVNEGITLKEAVDAFHRQGALFSINHPVYDVGDLCIGCAWQHAVPPGGVDAVEVANPEWEKLGRFFSEGAIGYWDWLLAQGHHAAALGGSDDHRAGVDLDFKQSAIGNPATLVYARELSVAALLEGIREGRTVVKLQGPDDPMVELTSSVAPTGDTVLAGSARLSARVTGARGHQVRFIHNGVRLPLVEVTSEDFVVERDVTAPEHGEDRFRVEVWVNGHPRTVTSHLWIARGADMRGIPGPVPQVTEPRACGCDSAPGWSAGLLALAVLARGRERKRGQKRARMPSDGSVTGGSPKGLRTS